In the genome of Arachis stenosperma cultivar V10309 chromosome 6, arast.V10309.gnm1.PFL2, whole genome shotgun sequence, the window CACAAGCTCCCAGCTAAAAGGAGAAGAGGAGACCACACACTCATTGCCAAGAACTGTTTTGATCTCTGCATGAAACAATGCTGGTGCGGAGTGAATTTTGAGCATACAAGAAAGGGCTCAGAATCCTGCGACGACTGCTGACTACAACACTTGAGGCCCAAAGGTAACTGTCCAGATTGCATGTAGGAACAATTGCGATACGATTCATATGATAAGTACTTGGGGCACATGAGAAGAGGATCAACAACCTGTGGATATAGTTGTTGAGCAAATATCAGGCTCATAGGTTCCTTGATAAATAAACATGTTTCTCTACTTGCAAACACAACCAATATTTATATCAGCAACTAAATCAACAAATATGAACCAGGCCCAAACTTGAGCACTACAGGAAAAATTCCAATGGCTCCACCAGTCAAGTTGATAAAAGCCTGAACCCAGAATATTAGGAGTGCTAATTTCTTACTTCTAGTTCGAGGCATAAGATAACAATGAACATTAGTAGTAAATTTATATTGAATATTATTACTAAACCCCACCCTAGTGTCTTGTACTAACTAGCATAGACGGATGAGCTAGCAAAATTGTTGGCTAAAATCTAAGGGTGCAGAATCAAAAAGCAAGGACAGAATAGGAAAATGTCGGTAAGCACCGCCGTTGTCAAGTCCAAAGGCATACTTAATCTCAAAAGTATTCTCTTGTGTATCAACTGATATATAAACGTGCCTCTCAGCAACTAAGCTGTAATACCATGGCTTCTCTACTAAGGCTCCTTATCAATTACCTAGACTGTCACTCACAACTTCACTATGGACAATCTTATTAAGTGAAATCCTGAATATAATTGCAAAAGGATGAACCAAACTACCAAGTGTGTGTTTGGCAGAAGAAAGAGATTTACCTTGATTGTTGAAGATGAGGGAAATGAGTGTATGAAAAGAGTGAGAAGGATAGTTtgagaaataaaataaagatgatcTTGCATGTAGAAAAGATGAGGCAGGAAGGTGAAGAAgggtaattaaaaaataaaataaagatgacaGTATATGTAGAAACGGAAGAAGGGTAGTTGCGAGAATAAATTTTGCAATCAATTCTCAACAGTaagaattgaaaacaaaagctACAAAATATTGCTTCAAGTAAACGTACGGGTAAAAATCATGTTGaaaaaaatcatccaaacaagTTTGGTCCAACGTTCAAGATGTTTAAACGTGTGTTCATATGCCAGCAAGACTATTCCAGAATCTTCTCCAAATCTCCTTGTATCTTTCCGTTAGTACCATTCAGATTTTGTGAATACGAATAGCAAGTTTTATATATAGCTATTGTACCAATCATTTGTTTTATGAAGAAAGCAACAATACGATACGTTTTTTCTATTCTCTGCTACTTCctctgtttcaaattttaatttacttgttTCATTAACTACCATAACGAACACCACTTAACAAAGAGATAGATATACACAAGCATAGATAGAGAGAGACACAGAGCAAGATTACTTAACCTTGAACTTGGCAACCTCATTGCTAACCTCCTTCATATCCCCTTTCGTGAAAATCAAAGCCACATTTCCCTGATCCAATTCACAGAATAAGCACTACATAATGAAAAATTCTATTCGAAAATCTAAGATTCAATTTTGAATTGATAATCCAGAATTAAAAGAGTTTCTAGTTTATACCCTAAGAAGAGGGATAAGGTTGAGAAAAGACTTGTTTCCAGTCCTCTGAGCTTGGAGCGTGAAAGAGCGTCTCATCATGGAGTTCTTACCCATCACCACCACAGAATCGCCCTTCAAACCCCTCCGAATGCCGTTTATCTGGTTGGAACCGACGTTATCGGAGGTAACCACCAGGACCTGGCTGTAGTCCCTCAGTAGTTTCCACATCTTAGCGTCGAACGCCGCCTTCGACACCTTCCCCGCCATCGCCAACCACCACCGCTACCTCCGAAGTTCGCAACTCCGAACTTGCACTAACGACTACTCTGTTCCGCaagaaacaaagaaacaaaaccTAGATCTGATGATTCTCTCACTGCTTCAATCCAACGGCTGGTATAAAATGAcaacaaaactcaaaaatactttacaatatttaaaataaaaacttaaactCACCCTCTTAGTTATTGAAACCTAAAATActtattttcttaattatatctaatttactattattataaacatttagttaataaaaaaataaattaagtatattAGTACTTATTAATACACTAATTATAATAAACTTGTTATATAAGAATAAGAGGGgtggtctttttttttttgtgactagtAATTTATATACAAGCATTTAtacttatttttattgattacaATAAGATAACAAATTATagaattatataaaattttaaaatcataatacATTCAGTGGAATATTTTaggaaaaaattattttcggaattatttttaatagtaacaaaaaattagtaatgAAATGTTTAAACAAAAATGTTTTTCTTGGTAAAAAAAACCAACAATATAATGTAATCAGGACTTAGTAAGAGTTTTTCATTAAACGCAATTTATACTAAATTGTATGAAATGTGGAATGACTTATAAGtaataataacataattttagttttttcttcaaaaaaatcTAGAAATATTTATAagagtaaaattttaaattagtctttaaaaatttttttagttagacactttaatttttaatagatTTTAATCATTAAATCAATTCTCAAACTTTTATTTAGAttaaaaattagtcaaaatagattaattatttgtttatatGGACTATGGAGggactaatttaaaaattttaaacaattttagagaatgttatatttttattaaataatgaTAGAGATTTATTTgcttaattttttatcaaaatttaacgCGATGATTGATATgtgtaacaaaaaaataaaaataaaaaactgatgttgtgattaaaaatttattaaaaattatagtctaattaaaaattctttaaaaacTATTAATTGGATATTACTTTATTTATAGAGAGAAATGCTAAATAATCATTagaatttgttattttttatcatcagttagtcattaatatttaaaaatataaaattaaagtatattattatattattaaattaaaaaaattaaactaaaaaaattgaattaataactaaataataactaaaaataataaattttaatggtTCTTAACATTTCTTATTTATAAATAACTATTGTGTATGAACTAGATAAAAATTTTGGACATTTGTTCTTAAAAAAACATCACATAGTTTTACACATTATAATATTCTTCTTTATCTATTTTATCaatttactaaaaataattgcacccaacatttttattttgcctaacacaaaataaaaacatagaatCATCGTAAAGTTTCAACTCTCAAATATGAGGAGTCACAGAATAAGTACAATGCTACATACTTTCTATAAAAGGATATGAAAAtgcaaaattaattttgaggTGGAATTAATATTGATATATCTCAAATGCATGACATAAGAGGGTGTTTTGCTTCTTGCATTATATTTCACTAGTATAACATCTGGACTACCTCTAGACTAAATATTattctattataaaaatttattagtatttatttattgataataatagttgttatttttaatttaaaaaaaattatatataaaaaactaaaaatttattgtATAATATATAAGATTATTTCAGCTTTTATTTTTAGAGgctaaaataattttgttatattttctagtccatatatattaatagattctacttaaatataaaaattattatgtttgtatatttaaataaatactgtTACACTCTCTTACTAttatacaatttaaaaaaaaaatttaataaaaattatttatattataatcaTACAATGTATGAATACGAATTAAGTgacatttaattatattattagacTCTTAATGTATGGTTTACTTTACACACAAATTTTgtacttaatttattttattatatttatgtatagtttgtatacaaaaatattaatacatatatttattaaaaaaattaatttatttagtatacaaaaaaaattatctcaatttttttattatattaatatttaatccgataaatattttttaacttacATCTTTTCTACTCTTGATAACAAATAGACGAAAAAAAGTTAATGaacaaattatttataatttttattcaataacagaaaaaatataaatgaaaaaatttacAACATTTATGATTAATGTTTCACAAACATAATTATGCATGATACCAACTTTAACCAATTTGCACACACAAACTCTTAAAATATATAATGCTTCATCTCTTTCTAAAAAGTTACAAGAGAATtgcatatatttttttcaaaacaattgtgGATAagatttatgaattttttatatacttttttagttgaattttttttattttgttttatattttatgatGTTATACTAGTTAATAACTAGACTTTTTTACTCTTATTTGttaataagattttttaaataatttttttgtgtaaaAAGTTAAAAATCTTAGTTTATGATCatgttatgaattttttatttaataaatatatttaattttttagatttttgttgttgtttgtttgttttagGAGAAAATTATCAAGCCATTTTAATGAAAAATCGAAGGAGAGACGAAAAGTTTGATGGTTGGTTGAGAATCGAAAATAAATAGGATGATGAAGGACACAATAATAATGTATTGTGGTTGTGATTATTGTGAAGAGAAAATGACGAAAAAAGTATTGATTTTGTTGTTGATGAAACTGTTGTAGgtgagaaggaaaaaaaataaggtTGTAAATGGaaatgttatagaaaaaaataaaaaataaaatcaaaaacTTTTTTCTCGCCATTAACAAGATGCATTGTCaggaaatttaaaaaaattaaaatgatttttaGCATGTAGCGAGATGCACTCATGCATGTGAGGCATCAGACTAGTggtgaaaagaaagaaatttgAGGAGAAAAACtgtgaaagaaaaagagaattgAAGATGATGTAGAATTGAAATATTTGCATTAATGATGAAAACTAACTTCTCTTACAGGTTGCTATGATATTTATAACAGCAGCTTAGTGTAAGTGTAACTTATTTCTCTAACTGTTTCTAACAAACTCTAACTAACTGCATGTGCACTCTCAATATCACTAACATCAATCCTACTACTTGGGCTCTTGGAATTTGTCCTGAAAAATCTGTTGATTACCTTCAACTGTGTTCTGAAGCGCTTAAAGTTCTGACTAGAAAGAGGTTTTGTGAAACTATCTGCCATTTAATCTTGGGATGGGATGTGAAGTATGTTGACTTTCTTTTGAGCAACATGATCTTGCACAAAATATAGATCCAATTCAAAGTGTTTGCTTTTGCTATGAAGAATTGGATTTGCCACTAGTAACACTGCACTCTGACTATCACAGTAAAGATTTGGTTTGGTTGAACAGGAAACTTGCATTTCACTCATCAAGTTTTGAATCCAAATTATCTCAGTTAAGCTTGCTGCTATACCTTGATACTCTGTCTCTGTGAAACTTTTTGAGACTGCATGCTGCTTTCTGCTTGACCAAGAAACTAAATTTGGTCCAAGAAAGATGCAGAAACCACTGGTGGACTTCCTGTCATCAACATCGCTGCCCTAATCTGAATCACTAAATCCATAGATTCTGTTTTCATTTGACTTTTGAAACCTCAAACTATAGTTAATTGTCCCTGCTAAGTACCTTAGGATCCTCTTTGCTGCTCTCTTGTGACTCTCAAGAGGGTGATGCATAAATTGAGAAGCTTTGTTTACAGCAAAAGAAATTTCAGGCCTTGTAATTATAGCATATTAAAGGCCACCAACTACAGACCTGTATAGGGCTGGTTTTGCAAAGGCTTCCCCTCCATGTGCTGATAATTTGAGACTTGACACCATTGGAGTAGACACCCCTTTGGCATCCTTCATTCCAGCTTTTGTTAATAGATCTTTCAGGTATTTGGTTTGACACAACAACATTTCATTGTCACTTGTTCGAATTGCCTCAATTTCGAGGAAGTAGTTCATTTTTCCTAGGTCCTTCAGTGAAAATACAGCATTTAGTTAGTGAATTAAGTGAGAGATCTCATATTGGGAACTTCCAGTGACGAGGATGTCATCCACATAGAtaaaaatgtaaattacagAAGAATTGGTGACTTTGGTGAACAAGGAGGTGTCAGATTTAGTGTTAGTGAATCCAAATCTGTTGAGGGTGAGCTTGAGCTTGGAAAACCATGCACGAGGGGCTTGCTTTAAACCGTATAGAGACCTTTGGAGCTTATAAACATGATGAGGGTGAGCAGCGAAAATGAAGCATTCAGGTTGAGTCATAAACACAGTTTCCTCTAAATCTCCATTAAGAAATGCATTGTTAAAGTCAAACTGTCTGATTTTCTATCCCTTGGACAATGCTAGACTAAGTACAATTCGAATTGTGAGAGGTCTAATTACTGGACTGAACActtgatcaaagttgactccTTCCTTTTGATGAAAATCCTTTGCTACCGGACTTGCTTTGTATTTCTGAATGGTTCCATCAGGGTGTTATTTTATGCGAAACACCCATTTGCACCTAATGATAGGTGCTATGTTTAGGGGAGGCTCTGAAACGTTTGATTCTTCATCAGGGCATCAAACTCTTCTTGCATTGCCTTTTGCCAGTGGGGGGAGCTGAGAGCATGAGCAACTGTTGGAGGCAGCACGTTATGAAGATCAAGGATAGCATCCTGAAGCACTGCTGCATAAGTTTTTAGCTTGTGAATGCCTGACTTGCTTCGAGTCTGCATATGGTGCCCATTAGTGGAGGGAGGTGGAGGGAGCACAATATCAATGCTATCAGGCCGAGGAACACCTGTACTGAAAGATGGGTCACTAGCAAAATCATTAGCAGTAGTAGGAACAGCAACAGAATTATCAGATGCAGAAACAGGTAAAGTAGATAATGAAAGAGATATGCCATTAATAAAATTGGAAGTATCATGTAATGCATGCAAAGATGAGACAATAGCGGGAGGTTCATGGGGATGGTAAGGGACAGAAACAGGTGTGGTAGGGTTTGTGTAAGGCTGGTGAATAGGCGCGCAGGGCGGAGGAGGAGGAACAAGTTAGGTGGGGTGGTGTTGATGGTGAGTGGGGAAGATTCGGGTGGTGAAGCTGAGGAGAGGGATGAAGAGGTGATGGTGCAGGAAAACTAATAATGCAAAGAAGATTAGGATGAGAGGGAAGAAGTATGGACTGGGGTTGGGATACTATAGTTGATTGAGTGGAATGAGAATTAAAGAGGTGATGATAAGAAAATTCATGTTCATTGAACAACATATCTCTTGAGATGAATTCTATGCCATTTGGTGAGAGGCATCAGTATCCTCTATTGTCTGATGCATAACCAATGAAGATGCACTTGTGGGATCTATGGACAAATTTATGAGTGTTATATGGTCTAAGGAAGGGATAACAAGTGCAACCAAAGGGTTTGAGATTGGTGTAATCAGGTTTCGTATTGGTGAGGGCTTCGTGAGGTGATATGTAGTTGAATTTGGGTGTAGGAAGGATATTAATGAGATAGGCGGCTGTTAGGGCTGCTTCTCCCCAAAAATTTAAGGGTAGATTGGCTTGGATTAGGAGGGTTAGAGTAGTTTCGGTAACGTGTCTATGTTTCCTTTCAAATGAGCCATTTTGTTGGTAGGAGTAGGGGCAGGTGAGTCTGTGTTGGATTCTATTTGTCTCTAGAAATTGAGTAAAGGCTGTAGACAAATACTCCCTTCCATTGTCTGTTTGTAGGGCTTTAATCTTTAATCCAGTTTTGAGTTCCAATGCTACTTTGTATTTCTGAAAGGCATGGAACGCTTGTCCTTTTGTTTGTAGCAGGTAGATGCTGGTGTATTTTGTGCAAGCATCAATAAAGCAAATGTAGTACCTACAGCCTGTCTTGCTATACACTGGCGCTGGCCCCAAATgtcagaaaaaataaaatttaagggtTCATAATTTGTGTGAGAATTAGTGTGAGGTAACTGAGGAATTTTGCTAATACAACAAGCATTACACAAAGTGGGATTGAGATGATCTTTATTTATTGAGGCATGATTAAGAACATTGCATTTTTTCATTACAATAGAAGCAATTTTTTCAGATGGATGCCCAAACTTTCTATGCCACAATTGAGCTACTTGACTTAAGCTTTTACATGCAATTTGAACTTCTGCATTTGCTATTGGACTAAGTACAGACTCAGAATCTTGTAACTGCCTAACATGACCAATGAACTTATTTACATACTCTTTTGTGTTTTGTATAATATTTTCTTGCTTATTTCTTACAACAAACATAGAATTTTGAGATATAGTAGCAGAAGGTAGTTGTTCAGGAATTTGTTGCAGTGGCACTTGCTGTGATGTTGTGGAGGATTGAGAAGTGGAGCTAGCAGCAGTTGCTCTTTCAATGGATTGTTGTGTTGGAGTGAGGGTGGAGAGAGTTGGATGAGTTGTTTTTAGTTTGAGGATAGTGTTGCTGAGGGTAGTAGCACTGTGACAGTATGGGTTTTGAAGTTgagtttctttatttttgagATTTGTTGAGACAATTTGAATTCCTTCAAATCTGTAAAGGCTATCTTTAAGTAGTTCTTGAAGTAATGTCTTTTTTGAGATCTGGCATTTCACATTACACAAATTAGGccaaaattcaaagaaaacacaatTGTCTAAAGCAAACTTAGCTACACTAACTAAATTTTTGGATATGGTAGGGACATGGAGAAGGTTTTGCAGGTTAAAGTGTCTTTTTGACAATGATGCATGCATTAACGTACTTCCAATATGTTTAATGTCCATACCTTGACCATTACCTCCGAATACTTGCTCTGAACCTTTATATTATGCTCTTGCAATGAGGTTTCTTGGATCATATGTAATGTGATGAGAGGCACCAGAATCAGGGTACCAAGCTGTGTCTGAAATTGTTGACGGTAGTGATAAAAAAGTATGAGGATATGAAGTTGTAGCTGATGGCTCTAAGGCTGATTGGTGCTGTTAGGAAGGTAATTGGGAGTTTGAACCATTGTGGAATGCTAGAGAGAGGGCTTGGGCTGAGTTTAGGGTTTGCATTTGGGGATTCATAGAATCTTGGTTGAAACGATGGTAACAATGGATCACTGTATGACCAAGCTTTCCACATAACTGACACTGTTGTCTGTTGCCTTGCCATCATGACGATCTTCCTCCTCCACCTCTGTAATATCCTCTGCCTCGAGAACCTCTAAATCTACTTCTGAATCTGCCTCTGTTGTTGTAGTTGTTGTGATTGCTGTAGCCTCGTCCTTGTAATCTTTCTGGAGCGTCATTACTCTGAGCGAGGTTAACTTGTACTGAGCCAAACTCTGGTTTTTGAAATCTTTCAAGTAACTCTTCCTAAGTTAGCAATTGATCTTCAAATTCGCTTTTCGACATTTGTTCAATCCTTGTTGTGGCTATTGTGATGAAAGTGCTATATTCCTCGCTGAGACCTCCTAATGCAGCCTCGATGTACTCTTCTGTTGTGAATGGAGCTCCTAGGGCATTTAATGACTCTGCTGCTTGATTGATTTTGGCCATGTATTCTGAGATTGATGAACCTTACTGCTTGAATCTCTTTAATTGAGCCTTCAATTGCTTGATTCTTGATTTAACTCGAGTTTTAAAGAACTCTTTAAGAATGCTCCAGATCTGATGAGCGTATTCACATTCAATTACTCGATTCACAAAATTTGATTCCATATATGCTGTGAACCACGCAACAAGACATTGATCTTGAACTTCCCAATCTAGGTATTCTTGAGTTTCAATGCCATTTTTTCGATCTGCCTCTAAATTGAACATTATAGAAACTTTCCTTGGATTGAGATGATTCTGCCACTTATTAATCTTGATGCGTGCCAATGCTTGTTTCTTCCATGCTTTCTAGTTGTTGTCATCGAGTTTGATTgcaaaaaatattacaaatacGTTTTGATTTAGCAAGCTCATTTAAGCATTGGTGGTGATTTATGGTGTTGATGATGATGTGTTGGCTATGGATCTGCTAACTCTGATACCATGTGAGGTATCAGACTAGTGATGAAAAGAAAGAGATTTGAGGAGAAGAACTGTGAAAGAATAAGAGAATTGAAAATGATGTAGAATTGGAATATTTGCATTAATGATGAAAACTAACTTCTCTTACATGTTGCTGTGATATTTATAACAGCAGTTTAGTGCAAGTGTAACGTACTTCTCTAACTGTTTCTAACAAACTCTAACTAATTGTATGTGCACTCTCAATACCACTAACAATGcacatatataaaatttaaaaaatttgattaaatcttTTCGTACATTGGAAGAAGGTCTGAATCTATCATGCTAAAACATAATACCATCCAATATCATTTTAGAACACAtctccaaaaatatttttatatcaaattttgttggcctaaaaaaattatctcttaaaatttatctttcttttcaatttcaaCGCTATCACTGCAAAAAGATAGAAGTACATCCTATTTTAAGGCTTGCTCGCATGCTCTTCAAACCCATTATAGCTAGTATTTCTTATTGATGGGTCTTCCAATTCACGTAGAACATATTCCGATTTGTATTATCAATTACTCTGCATTCAATTTTAGATTTGGATttagagaaattaaaaaaaattagaattctaaattaataattgaataaaaatgtAAGTATACTATTCATAATTATTGGTCCCAAAATCATTCACTCACAAAAATagtactattgtattttttatctCTTAAATTTACTAACACTCATAAAAAAGAATATGAGACTTTTTAATCCATAGCCTCTGTATTATATGGAACACAACAATTTACATTTAAAAAGCGTTGGGAAGTagcaacaattttttttttttgaattatgaaaaattaCATTATGCGTGTTTGGTACCATCTTGAGAAATGCTTTTAACTTTTTGAGATATTAATTCAGATCTTTtgaaaaagtagaaaaaatATGACTTCTCTCCTTCTCGataagttattttattattttcattaaaaaaaattttgacttCAAAATAAAAGACACTATTGTGTTACTTTCATTATTAGTTCTGTTAAAATGATTTCCTAATTCTACTAAAAATACTGGCTCTTCACCACTATTTTCATGCAATATTCCATCTGCTAGAAGTACTGTCTTCCACCACCACCATTTTCATGTAATATTTCATCTGCTGAAAGTATTGGCCTTTTACCACTATTTTCACGCAATGTTTCATCTGATGGAAGTACTGACCCTCCACCACTTTTTTCACACAATATTTCATCTGAACCACCTGTTGTATATGTCCCTTCcatgtatttttttatcattttactattctatttttattaataagtTTGTATTTAACATTGTGTGTAGTATGGAttctcaattttaattttatttttttacatgtggttttatttttatataacttgctatttttttatagttgttaCAGCAAGTTCTCGACCCCAAtaaagaagaaaggagttctagCAGGAgtagcaaaaataaaaaatagcaatgttctgaaaaccggaccggaccgATCGGTTCAACCGGGTTAACCGGAAATCGGTCACCTAGCCGGTCCGGTCCACATGTAAAACCGTGTTGCAAAAAACCGGACAAACCGGTGGTTAACCGGCGAACCGGGCGAACCGGCCCGGTTTTTCCAAGTACCGGTTTTTCCTCCAACTATTGGAACGGCGTCGTTTGgctattttataaaaaaaaaaaaaaaaacacaggCTGAAGCGCTGAGCAACACGGGTAGAAGCATCAGTTTACCCTAAATCAATCCCTAATCTTCGAAGAACACTCAACACTCCACTCCCAACCCTAAGCTCGAGGCTGGACAATCTGCAAACGACGGACAACCGACGAACGCCGTGAAGAACACTCCCACCGTTGCGGGTCGTCGCGCACCGTTGCGGCTGCTGGGTTTCTGGGTTTTGGTCGCGGGTCGTGAAGCACCGTTGCGGGTTCTGGGTTTCTGCCTTCTGGGTTTCTGGGTTTTGGTCGCTGGTCGTGAAGCACCGTTGTGGGTTCTGGGTTTCTGGCTTCTGGGTTTCTGGGTTTATGGCTTCTGTTCGTTCTTCACTTGCGGTAAGTTCTGGGTTTCTGGCTTCCGTTCGAATTTTGAATAAAtttgttcttcaattttttGTGAGAGGAATAAAtttgttcttcaattttttGTATGTTGAATAAATTTGTTGAAACGTTGAATAAATTTTTCTGGCTTCTGTTCATAACTTccttttttgaataaattttttgatttatttgcTGAGGTTATTTGTTCATCATTGAATTTGTTTTGGATTGCTTCATGAtttttgtttgctgcttctGATTTTTATTTGCTGCTTCATGAATTTGTTTTTCTGATTGTTACAGACGGAACAATCACAAAGTAACCCACAGCCACAAGATACTGAAGATGTTGAACTTCAATTCAAAAGGCTTTTTATTGATCTTCTGCCGTGGTCCCCTCCCTCTGCTCTGCCTTGCTCGCCACAATTTCTCCAGCCCCCTCTGCTCTGCCGTGGTCGCCTCCCTCTGCTCTTCCGTGCTTGCTGAAGATTCTGGTAGGTGAGTCCTCTCCTCTTTGCTGTGTTCTTGCTGTGTTGTGTATTGGAAAGTCGTTCTTGCTGTGTTATGGTATGGAATGGTGTGCTGTTGTAATCCTCTTTGCTGTGTTTTTGGCTGTTACTGTGTTCTTGTTATGGTGTTAATAATTGTTCTTTTTGCTGTGTTATTGATTAATtgttaataatttatattacacAATAATCtgtattttttgttaataatctTGCTGTGTTGTTCTTGGTGTTGTATTTAAACTGCTGCTGGTGTTGTGGTTACTAACAATTTAAACATAAGTGTCATGTTATTtacatggttttgatttttatgcTTGTGCTTGTGCATTTTTAGTCTTGTTTCAAAGACTAATGTATGGAAGAATACATAATGAGTCACATGATATTAATGGAGGAGTTGGTGTTGTAATTAGGAATGAGATGAGAATCATAATGGAGGCATCAACAACCCAGACAATACCTTATCCCCTTGAAGCACATGAGCAGAAGCATATACAGCATTTTGGAGGTTGAATTTTGTAAAAGACTGTTGTTTTTCAAAGGTGATTCTTGAAAGTGACAATATAGAAGTAATGGGTGTCCTCAAACAGAGAAGGtgttttaattcttgttttggAACTTCTATTACTGATGCCATTTCACTTATTAGAAATTTTAGATTTGTGGAATTTAGTCATGTTAAGAGGGAAGGGAATAGAGAAGCTCATGAATTAGCAACCTTAGCTCTTACCACTCCAAATTGCATGTGGATGGAAGATGCCCCAAGCCATGTTCAGAATTTGGCTATGTTAGATGTCTTTCCTTTATCCTGAATGAAATTTCCTCTGTTTCAAAAAATGTATGGAAGAATACTATATGTATATGCTGCATATTTATGCTTAGGTGCTGACTCTACATAGCTTTCTTCTTGAAGTTTTGCTctttattatgtgaaattttaaattttattaagttagaaattattaaatttata includes:
- the LOC130933202 gene encoding 60S acidic ribosomal protein P0-like — its product is MAGKVSKAAFDAKMWKLLRDYSQVLVVTSDNVGSNQINGIRRGLKGDSVVVMGKNSMMRRSFTLQAQRTGNKSFLNLIPLLRGNVALIFTKGDMKEVSNEVAKFKVVDPLLMCPKYLSYESYRNCSYMQSGQLPLGLKCCSQQSSQDSEPFLVCSKFTPHQHCFMQRSKQFLAMSVWSPLLLLAGSL